A single window of Danio rerio strain Tuebingen ecotype United States chromosome 15, GRCz12tu, whole genome shotgun sequence DNA harbors:
- the LOC141375019 gene encoding NXPE family member 3-like isoform X1 — MPSKDKTDFQTQKQYFHRQRSCLFKLFIGLPLLVIMCILVEWSNMGNDNKKNIPPSFLSQHLTGLHNSSTSDDSAGSQSLRSFFQSEFGISLQSYYMLQEAVYWPGPHRPITHLSMSTSPENTKFTIQNLKESYQTGEELFVMVHAKDFNNNSKDYGGDFFQAKLFWSKSKASVFGDVVDLLNGSYSVRFLLPWVGEAQVAVRLIHSSEAVQVLKHHRDTDSDRVYYNGYYEAPGPNKTRLNEVVECNVKWDKNGLESLGTKNCCCEYSDPRTRETWRCKKPKSLPCSALVYHSMGSYRNRLTKEEKALMEETNKGIKGDENIIKILHSPGNKTIDVPEKCRPGLHTPVPAGFFLDDVWTSFVCNISHFTPQTTTKCLKDKHIYMMGDSTMRQWFEFFVKTIPTLKQMNLHVQYNAGPLMAVDVENNIDLHWRAHGFPLRTFKTAVASLHYISNEIDDLAGGPHTIIMLNLGPHFTTYPLDFFTLRVLRIRKALLALLQRAPDTTVIIKTVNTGYKDVFGSDWYSLQLDRVLRWAFQDVGVYILDVWQMTACHYSKENIHPGPIIIKNEIDVLLSFICPK; from the exons TTCACAGGCAAAGATCATGTTTATTCAAGTTATTTATTGGACTGCCTCTGCTAGTAATCATGTGTATTCTG gtgGAATGGTCTAATATGGGTAATGATAATAAGAAAAACATACCACCCAGCTTTCTGTCTCAGCATCTCACAGGACTCCACAACTCTTCAACCTCTGATGATTCTGCGGGGTCTCAGTCACTAAGAAGCTTTTTTCAGTCTGAATTTGGAATCAGTTTGCAGAGTTACTATATGTTGCAGGAGGCTGTTTACTGGCCCGGTCCTCACAGACCAATTACACATTTATCAATGAGTACTAGTCCAGAGAACACCAAATTCACCATTCAGAATCTGAAAGAGAGCTACCAAACTGGCGAGGAACTTTTTGTTATGGTGCATGCAAAGGATTTCAACAATAACTCCAAAGATTACGGGGGAGACTTTTTTCAAGCCAAGTTGTTCTGGTCCAAATCTAAG GCCAGTGTTTTTGGGGATGTGGTGGACCTGCTCAATGGCTCCTACTCAGTGCGTTTCCTTCTGCCTTGGGTCGGAGAAGCTCAGGTTGCTGTCCGTTTAATTCACTCCAGTGAAGCTGTGCAAGTCTTGAAGCATCACAGAGATACTGACTCAGACAGAGTTTACTATAATGGATATTACGAGGCTCCAGGACCAAATAAAACCAGGCTAAATGAAGTTGTGGAGTGTAATGTGAAGTGGGACAAGAATGGATTGGAGAGTTTAGGAACCAAAAACTGCTGTTGTGAATACAGCGATCCTCGTACCAGAGAAACGTGGCGCTGCAAGAAACCCAAATCTCTGCCATGCAGCGCCCTTGTCTACCACTCCATGGGCTCTTACAGAAACCGACTAACTAAAGAGGAGAAGGCACTAAT GGAGGAAACTAACAAAGGTATCAAAGGAGATGAGAACATcatcaaaatacttcattctccTGGAAATAAAACCATTG ATGTTCCAGAGAAATGTCGACCTGGTTTGCACACTCCAGTTCCAGCTGGCTTTTTCCTGGATGACGTGTGGACATCATTCGTCTGCAACATCAGCCATTTTACACCGCAAACCACAACCAAGTGCCTGAAGGACAAACACATCTATATGATGGGAGACTCAACTATGAGACAGTGGTTTGAGTTCTTTGTGAAAACAATACCAA CCCTGAAGCAGATGAATCTCCATGTCCAATATAACGCCGGTCCGCTCATGGCAGTTGATGTGGAAAACAACATTGACTTACACTGGAGAGCTCACGGCTTTCCTCTTCGCACTTTTAAGACAGCGGTGGCTAGTTTGCATTATATCAGTAATGAGATTGATGACCTGGCTGGAGGCCCTCACACAATCATCATGCTCAATCTGGGACCTCATTTCACCACGTACCCTCTGGATTTCTTCACTCTTCGGGTGTTGAGGATTCGCAAAGCTCTTCTTGCACTTTTACAGCGAGCGCCTGATACTACTGTTATCATCAAGACTGTAAACACTGGATATAAG GATGTTTTTGGCAGTGACTGGTATTCTCTGCAGCTGGACAGAGTTCTGCGTTGGGCTTTTCAGGATGTGGGTGTTTATATTCTGGATGTGTGGCAAATGACCGCCTGTCACTACAGCAAAGAAAACATTCATCCAGGCCCAATCATCATCAAAAATGAGATTGATGTTTTACTGTCTTTTATTTGCCCTAAGTGA
- the LOC141375019 gene encoding NXPE family member 3-like isoform X2: protein MPSKDKTDFQTQKQYFHRQRSCLFKLFIGLPLLVIMCILVEWSNMGNDNKKNIPPSFLSQHLTGLHNSSTSDDSAGSQSLRSFFQSEFGISLQSYYMLQEAVYWPGPHRPITHLSMSTSPENTKFTIQNLKESYQTGEELFVMVHAKDFNNNSKDYGGDFFQAKLFWSKSKASVFGDVVDLLNGSYSVRFLLPWVGEAQVAVRLIHSSEAVQVLKHHRDTDSDRVYYNGYYEAPGPNKTRLNEVVECNVKWDKNGLESLGTKNCCCEYSDPRTRETWRCKKPKSLPCSALVYHSMGSYRNRLTKEEKALMEETNKGIKGDENIIKILHSPGNKTIEKCRPGLHTPVPAGFFLDDVWTSFVCNISHFTPQTTTKCLKDKHIYMMGDSTMRQWFEFFVKTIPTLKQMNLHVQYNAGPLMAVDVENNIDLHWRAHGFPLRTFKTAVASLHYISNEIDDLAGGPHTIIMLNLGPHFTTYPLDFFTLRVLRIRKALLALLQRAPDTTVIIKTVNTGYKDVFGSDWYSLQLDRVLRWAFQDVGVYILDVWQMTACHYSKENIHPGPIIIKNEIDVLLSFICPK, encoded by the exons TTCACAGGCAAAGATCATGTTTATTCAAGTTATTTATTGGACTGCCTCTGCTAGTAATCATGTGTATTCTG gtgGAATGGTCTAATATGGGTAATGATAATAAGAAAAACATACCACCCAGCTTTCTGTCTCAGCATCTCACAGGACTCCACAACTCTTCAACCTCTGATGATTCTGCGGGGTCTCAGTCACTAAGAAGCTTTTTTCAGTCTGAATTTGGAATCAGTTTGCAGAGTTACTATATGTTGCAGGAGGCTGTTTACTGGCCCGGTCCTCACAGACCAATTACACATTTATCAATGAGTACTAGTCCAGAGAACACCAAATTCACCATTCAGAATCTGAAAGAGAGCTACCAAACTGGCGAGGAACTTTTTGTTATGGTGCATGCAAAGGATTTCAACAATAACTCCAAAGATTACGGGGGAGACTTTTTTCAAGCCAAGTTGTTCTGGTCCAAATCTAAG GCCAGTGTTTTTGGGGATGTGGTGGACCTGCTCAATGGCTCCTACTCAGTGCGTTTCCTTCTGCCTTGGGTCGGAGAAGCTCAGGTTGCTGTCCGTTTAATTCACTCCAGTGAAGCTGTGCAAGTCTTGAAGCATCACAGAGATACTGACTCAGACAGAGTTTACTATAATGGATATTACGAGGCTCCAGGACCAAATAAAACCAGGCTAAATGAAGTTGTGGAGTGTAATGTGAAGTGGGACAAGAATGGATTGGAGAGTTTAGGAACCAAAAACTGCTGTTGTGAATACAGCGATCCTCGTACCAGAGAAACGTGGCGCTGCAAGAAACCCAAATCTCTGCCATGCAGCGCCCTTGTCTACCACTCCATGGGCTCTTACAGAAACCGACTAACTAAAGAGGAGAAGGCACTAAT GGAGGAAACTAACAAAGGTATCAAAGGAGATGAGAACATcatcaaaatacttcattctccTGGAAATAAAACCATTG AGAAATGTCGACCTGGTTTGCACACTCCAGTTCCAGCTGGCTTTTTCCTGGATGACGTGTGGACATCATTCGTCTGCAACATCAGCCATTTTACACCGCAAACCACAACCAAGTGCCTGAAGGACAAACACATCTATATGATGGGAGACTCAACTATGAGACAGTGGTTTGAGTTCTTTGTGAAAACAATACCAA CCCTGAAGCAGATGAATCTCCATGTCCAATATAACGCCGGTCCGCTCATGGCAGTTGATGTGGAAAACAACATTGACTTACACTGGAGAGCTCACGGCTTTCCTCTTCGCACTTTTAAGACAGCGGTGGCTAGTTTGCATTATATCAGTAATGAGATTGATGACCTGGCTGGAGGCCCTCACACAATCATCATGCTCAATCTGGGACCTCATTTCACCACGTACCCTCTGGATTTCTTCACTCTTCGGGTGTTGAGGATTCGCAAAGCTCTTCTTGCACTTTTACAGCGAGCGCCTGATACTACTGTTATCATCAAGACTGTAAACACTGGATATAAG GATGTTTTTGGCAGTGACTGGTATTCTCTGCAGCTGGACAGAGTTCTGCGTTGGGCTTTTCAGGATGTGGGTGTTTATATTCTGGATGTGTGGCAAATGACCGCCTGTCACTACAGCAAAGAAAACATTCATCCAGGCCCAATCATCATCAAAAATGAGATTGATGTTTTACTGTCTTTTATTTGCCCTAAGTGA
- the LOC141375019 gene encoding NXPE family member 3-like isoform X5 — protein sequence MCILVEWSNMGNDNKKNIPPSFLSQHLTGLHNSSTSDDSAGSQSLRSFFQSEFGISLQSYYMLQEAVYWPGPHRPITHLSMSTSPENTKFTIQNLKESYQTGEELFVMVHAKDFNNNSKDYGGDFFQAKLFWSKSKASVFGDVVDLLNGSYSVRFLLPWVGEAQVAVRLIHSSEAVQVLKHHRDTDSDRVYYNGYYEAPGPNKTRLNEVVECNVKWDKNGLESLGTKNCCCEYSDPRTRETWRCKKPKSLPCSALVYHSMGSYRNRLTKEEKALMEETNKGIKGDENIIKILHSPGNKTIDVPEKCRPGLHTPVPAGFFLDDVWTSFVCNISHFTPQTTTKCLKDKHIYMMGDSTMRQWFEFFVKTIPTLKQMNLHVQYNAGPLMAVDVENNIDLHWRAHGFPLRTFKTAVASLHYISNEIDDLAGGPHTIIMLNLGPHFTTYPLDFFTLRVLRIRKALLALLQRAPDTTVIIKTVNTGYKDVFGSDWYSLQLDRVLRWAFQDVGVYILDVWQMTACHYSKENIHPGPIIIKNEIDVLLSFICPK from the exons ATGTGTATTCTG gtgGAATGGTCTAATATGGGTAATGATAATAAGAAAAACATACCACCCAGCTTTCTGTCTCAGCATCTCACAGGACTCCACAACTCTTCAACCTCTGATGATTCTGCGGGGTCTCAGTCACTAAGAAGCTTTTTTCAGTCTGAATTTGGAATCAGTTTGCAGAGTTACTATATGTTGCAGGAGGCTGTTTACTGGCCCGGTCCTCACAGACCAATTACACATTTATCAATGAGTACTAGTCCAGAGAACACCAAATTCACCATTCAGAATCTGAAAGAGAGCTACCAAACTGGCGAGGAACTTTTTGTTATGGTGCATGCAAAGGATTTCAACAATAACTCCAAAGATTACGGGGGAGACTTTTTTCAAGCCAAGTTGTTCTGGTCCAAATCTAAG GCCAGTGTTTTTGGGGATGTGGTGGACCTGCTCAATGGCTCCTACTCAGTGCGTTTCCTTCTGCCTTGGGTCGGAGAAGCTCAGGTTGCTGTCCGTTTAATTCACTCCAGTGAAGCTGTGCAAGTCTTGAAGCATCACAGAGATACTGACTCAGACAGAGTTTACTATAATGGATATTACGAGGCTCCAGGACCAAATAAAACCAGGCTAAATGAAGTTGTGGAGTGTAATGTGAAGTGGGACAAGAATGGATTGGAGAGTTTAGGAACCAAAAACTGCTGTTGTGAATACAGCGATCCTCGTACCAGAGAAACGTGGCGCTGCAAGAAACCCAAATCTCTGCCATGCAGCGCCCTTGTCTACCACTCCATGGGCTCTTACAGAAACCGACTAACTAAAGAGGAGAAGGCACTAAT GGAGGAAACTAACAAAGGTATCAAAGGAGATGAGAACATcatcaaaatacttcattctccTGGAAATAAAACCATTG ATGTTCCAGAGAAATGTCGACCTGGTTTGCACACTCCAGTTCCAGCTGGCTTTTTCCTGGATGACGTGTGGACATCATTCGTCTGCAACATCAGCCATTTTACACCGCAAACCACAACCAAGTGCCTGAAGGACAAACACATCTATATGATGGGAGACTCAACTATGAGACAGTGGTTTGAGTTCTTTGTGAAAACAATACCAA CCCTGAAGCAGATGAATCTCCATGTCCAATATAACGCCGGTCCGCTCATGGCAGTTGATGTGGAAAACAACATTGACTTACACTGGAGAGCTCACGGCTTTCCTCTTCGCACTTTTAAGACAGCGGTGGCTAGTTTGCATTATATCAGTAATGAGATTGATGACCTGGCTGGAGGCCCTCACACAATCATCATGCTCAATCTGGGACCTCATTTCACCACGTACCCTCTGGATTTCTTCACTCTTCGGGTGTTGAGGATTCGCAAAGCTCTTCTTGCACTTTTACAGCGAGCGCCTGATACTACTGTTATCATCAAGACTGTAAACACTGGATATAAG GATGTTTTTGGCAGTGACTGGTATTCTCTGCAGCTGGACAGAGTTCTGCGTTGGGCTTTTCAGGATGTGGGTGTTTATATTCTGGATGTGTGGCAAATGACCGCCTGTCACTACAGCAAAGAAAACATTCATCCAGGCCCAATCATCATCAAAAATGAGATTGATGTTTTACTGTCTTTTATTTGCCCTAAGTGA
- the LOC141375019 gene encoding NXPE family member 3-like isoform X3 encodes MVSKTCLRRIKRTFKLRNNTVEWSNMGNDNKKNIPPSFLSQHLTGLHNSSTSDDSAGSQSLRSFFQSEFGISLQSYYMLQEAVYWPGPHRPITHLSMSTSPENTKFTIQNLKESYQTGEELFVMVHAKDFNNNSKDYGGDFFQAKLFWSKSKASVFGDVVDLLNGSYSVRFLLPWVGEAQVAVRLIHSSEAVQVLKHHRDTDSDRVYYNGYYEAPGPNKTRLNEVVECNVKWDKNGLESLGTKNCCCEYSDPRTRETWRCKKPKSLPCSALVYHSMGSYRNRLTKEEKALMEETNKGIKGDENIIKILHSPGNKTIDVPEKCRPGLHTPVPAGFFLDDVWTSFVCNISHFTPQTTTKCLKDKHIYMMGDSTMRQWFEFFVKTIPTLKQMNLHVQYNAGPLMAVDVENNIDLHWRAHGFPLRTFKTAVASLHYISNEIDDLAGGPHTIIMLNLGPHFTTYPLDFFTLRVLRIRKALLALLQRAPDTTVIIKTVNTGYKDVFGSDWYSLQLDRVLRWAFQDVGVYILDVWQMTACHYSKENIHPGPIIIKNEIDVLLSFICPK; translated from the exons gtgGAATGGTCTAATATGGGTAATGATAATAAGAAAAACATACCACCCAGCTTTCTGTCTCAGCATCTCACAGGACTCCACAACTCTTCAACCTCTGATGATTCTGCGGGGTCTCAGTCACTAAGAAGCTTTTTTCAGTCTGAATTTGGAATCAGTTTGCAGAGTTACTATATGTTGCAGGAGGCTGTTTACTGGCCCGGTCCTCACAGACCAATTACACATTTATCAATGAGTACTAGTCCAGAGAACACCAAATTCACCATTCAGAATCTGAAAGAGAGCTACCAAACTGGCGAGGAACTTTTTGTTATGGTGCATGCAAAGGATTTCAACAATAACTCCAAAGATTACGGGGGAGACTTTTTTCAAGCCAAGTTGTTCTGGTCCAAATCTAAG GCCAGTGTTTTTGGGGATGTGGTGGACCTGCTCAATGGCTCCTACTCAGTGCGTTTCCTTCTGCCTTGGGTCGGAGAAGCTCAGGTTGCTGTCCGTTTAATTCACTCCAGTGAAGCTGTGCAAGTCTTGAAGCATCACAGAGATACTGACTCAGACAGAGTTTACTATAATGGATATTACGAGGCTCCAGGACCAAATAAAACCAGGCTAAATGAAGTTGTGGAGTGTAATGTGAAGTGGGACAAGAATGGATTGGAGAGTTTAGGAACCAAAAACTGCTGTTGTGAATACAGCGATCCTCGTACCAGAGAAACGTGGCGCTGCAAGAAACCCAAATCTCTGCCATGCAGCGCCCTTGTCTACCACTCCATGGGCTCTTACAGAAACCGACTAACTAAAGAGGAGAAGGCACTAAT GGAGGAAACTAACAAAGGTATCAAAGGAGATGAGAACATcatcaaaatacttcattctccTGGAAATAAAACCATTG ATGTTCCAGAGAAATGTCGACCTGGTTTGCACACTCCAGTTCCAGCTGGCTTTTTCCTGGATGACGTGTGGACATCATTCGTCTGCAACATCAGCCATTTTACACCGCAAACCACAACCAAGTGCCTGAAGGACAAACACATCTATATGATGGGAGACTCAACTATGAGACAGTGGTTTGAGTTCTTTGTGAAAACAATACCAA CCCTGAAGCAGATGAATCTCCATGTCCAATATAACGCCGGTCCGCTCATGGCAGTTGATGTGGAAAACAACATTGACTTACACTGGAGAGCTCACGGCTTTCCTCTTCGCACTTTTAAGACAGCGGTGGCTAGTTTGCATTATATCAGTAATGAGATTGATGACCTGGCTGGAGGCCCTCACACAATCATCATGCTCAATCTGGGACCTCATTTCACCACGTACCCTCTGGATTTCTTCACTCTTCGGGTGTTGAGGATTCGCAAAGCTCTTCTTGCACTTTTACAGCGAGCGCCTGATACTACTGTTATCATCAAGACTGTAAACACTGGATATAAG GATGTTTTTGGCAGTGACTGGTATTCTCTGCAGCTGGACAGAGTTCTGCGTTGGGCTTTTCAGGATGTGGGTGTTTATATTCTGGATGTGTGGCAAATGACCGCCTGTCACTACAGCAAAGAAAACATTCATCCAGGCCCAATCATCATCAAAAATGAGATTGATGTTTTACTGTCTTTTATTTGCCCTAAGTGA
- the LOC141375019 gene encoding NXPE family member 3-like isoform X4 translates to MVSKTCLRRIKRTFKLRNNTVEWSNMGNDNKKNIPPSFLSQHLTGLHNSSTSDDSAGSQSLRSFFQSEFGISLQSYYMLQEAVYWPGPHRPITHLSMSTSPENTKFTIQNLKESYQTGEELFVMVHAKDFNNNSKDYGGDFFQAKLFWSKSKASVFGDVVDLLNGSYSVRFLLPWVGEAQVAVRLIHSSEAVQVLKHHRDTDSDRVYYNGYYEAPGPNKTRLNEVVECNVKWDKNGLESLGTKNCCCEYSDPRTRETWRCKKPKSLPCSALVYHSMGSYRNRLTKEEKALMEETNKGIKGDENIIKILHSPGNKTIEKCRPGLHTPVPAGFFLDDVWTSFVCNISHFTPQTTTKCLKDKHIYMMGDSTMRQWFEFFVKTIPTLKQMNLHVQYNAGPLMAVDVENNIDLHWRAHGFPLRTFKTAVASLHYISNEIDDLAGGPHTIIMLNLGPHFTTYPLDFFTLRVLRIRKALLALLQRAPDTTVIIKTVNTGYKDVFGSDWYSLQLDRVLRWAFQDVGVYILDVWQMTACHYSKENIHPGPIIIKNEIDVLLSFICPK, encoded by the exons gtgGAATGGTCTAATATGGGTAATGATAATAAGAAAAACATACCACCCAGCTTTCTGTCTCAGCATCTCACAGGACTCCACAACTCTTCAACCTCTGATGATTCTGCGGGGTCTCAGTCACTAAGAAGCTTTTTTCAGTCTGAATTTGGAATCAGTTTGCAGAGTTACTATATGTTGCAGGAGGCTGTTTACTGGCCCGGTCCTCACAGACCAATTACACATTTATCAATGAGTACTAGTCCAGAGAACACCAAATTCACCATTCAGAATCTGAAAGAGAGCTACCAAACTGGCGAGGAACTTTTTGTTATGGTGCATGCAAAGGATTTCAACAATAACTCCAAAGATTACGGGGGAGACTTTTTTCAAGCCAAGTTGTTCTGGTCCAAATCTAAG GCCAGTGTTTTTGGGGATGTGGTGGACCTGCTCAATGGCTCCTACTCAGTGCGTTTCCTTCTGCCTTGGGTCGGAGAAGCTCAGGTTGCTGTCCGTTTAATTCACTCCAGTGAAGCTGTGCAAGTCTTGAAGCATCACAGAGATACTGACTCAGACAGAGTTTACTATAATGGATATTACGAGGCTCCAGGACCAAATAAAACCAGGCTAAATGAAGTTGTGGAGTGTAATGTGAAGTGGGACAAGAATGGATTGGAGAGTTTAGGAACCAAAAACTGCTGTTGTGAATACAGCGATCCTCGTACCAGAGAAACGTGGCGCTGCAAGAAACCCAAATCTCTGCCATGCAGCGCCCTTGTCTACCACTCCATGGGCTCTTACAGAAACCGACTAACTAAAGAGGAGAAGGCACTAAT GGAGGAAACTAACAAAGGTATCAAAGGAGATGAGAACATcatcaaaatacttcattctccTGGAAATAAAACCATTG AGAAATGTCGACCTGGTTTGCACACTCCAGTTCCAGCTGGCTTTTTCCTGGATGACGTGTGGACATCATTCGTCTGCAACATCAGCCATTTTACACCGCAAACCACAACCAAGTGCCTGAAGGACAAACACATCTATATGATGGGAGACTCAACTATGAGACAGTGGTTTGAGTTCTTTGTGAAAACAATACCAA CCCTGAAGCAGATGAATCTCCATGTCCAATATAACGCCGGTCCGCTCATGGCAGTTGATGTGGAAAACAACATTGACTTACACTGGAGAGCTCACGGCTTTCCTCTTCGCACTTTTAAGACAGCGGTGGCTAGTTTGCATTATATCAGTAATGAGATTGATGACCTGGCTGGAGGCCCTCACACAATCATCATGCTCAATCTGGGACCTCATTTCACCACGTACCCTCTGGATTTCTTCACTCTTCGGGTGTTGAGGATTCGCAAAGCTCTTCTTGCACTTTTACAGCGAGCGCCTGATACTACTGTTATCATCAAGACTGTAAACACTGGATATAAG GATGTTTTTGGCAGTGACTGGTATTCTCTGCAGCTGGACAGAGTTCTGCGTTGGGCTTTTCAGGATGTGGGTGTTTATATTCTGGATGTGTGGCAAATGACCGCCTGTCACTACAGCAAAGAAAACATTCATCCAGGCCCAATCATCATCAAAAATGAGATTGATGTTTTACTGTCTTTTATTTGCCCTAAGTGA